Proteins encoded together in one Candidatus Poribacteria bacterium window:
- a CDS encoding site-specific DNA-methyltransferase: MDNITEIVNDFNESIVRVDGDIPVDLPANEGDRFLFISYDQSFLTHGLHKYPAKFFPELPRWLIKRYSQENDWILDPFAGSGTTNVEALLSRRHSVGIDVDPFSVSFQR; the protein is encoded by the coding sequence ATGGATAACATTACTGAAATTGTAAACGATTTTAACGAAAGCATTGTTCGAGTGGATGGAGACATCCCTGTTGACCTCCCAGCGAACGAGGGCGACAGATTTCTATTCATCAGCTATGATCAGAGTTTCCTAACACACGGCTTACATAAGTATCCCGCCAAGTTTTTTCCAGAACTACCGCGTTGGCTTATCAAACGATATTCTCAAGAAAACGATTGGATCCTCGACCCATTTGCAGGAAGTGGCACTACAAATGTTGAAGCCCTCCTTTCAAGGCGTCACTCTGTTGGAATTGATGTCGATCCATTTTCCGTTTCGTTTCAAAGGTGA
- a CDS encoding CPBP family intramembrane metalloprotease produces MNSRLQDLKEKYLRGWEQQATVILLASGLLLTLHRYYSRRSFFRQHFAEYFINIPLPESHSYYYWFLTTALTLLLAPVLVAQFGTKERLKDYGFQLGNQKLGWSITGVAWVLMVPVVILAVIVYPPFVAKYPLSKVVASSWQAFLPYQLAYGVYMFSWEFFFRGFMLFGLERKFGNYTLLIQTIPFAVMHYSKPLPEAIGSVIAGVLLGVLALETRSFLYGAAIHWLVAMTMDVVAVTFPRLWG; encoded by the coding sequence ATGAATTCCCGTCTCCAAGACTTAAAAGAGAAATATCTACGCGGTTGGGAACAACAGGCAACTGTTATTCTGCTGGCTTCTGGACTCCTGTTAACGTTGCACAGGTATTACAGCCGACGCAGTTTTTTTAGGCAACACTTCGCCGAATACTTTATCAACATTCCATTGCCGGAAAGCCATTCCTACTATTACTGGTTTCTGACGACAGCACTCACCTTACTCCTCGCGCCTGTCCTCGTTGCGCAATTTGGAACAAAGGAACGGTTGAAGGACTACGGGTTCCAACTCGGGAATCAGAAACTTGGATGGAGCATAACAGGGGTGGCATGGGTTCTGATGGTGCCTGTGGTTATCCTCGCGGTCATCGTGTACCCGCCTTTCGTGGCAAAGTATCCACTCAGTAAGGTGGTTGCGAGCAGTTGGCAGGCGTTTCTACCCTATCAACTCGCATACGGTGTTTACATGTTCTCGTGGGAATTCTTTTTCCGTGGGTTTATGCTTTTCGGATTGGAACGGAAATTTGGGAACTATACGCTCCTAATTCAGACGATTCCGTTTGCTGTGATGCACTATTCAAAGCCGTTACCGGAGGCAATCGGTTCTGTCATTGCGGGTGTATTGCTGGGTGTGCTGGCGTTGGAAACGCGTTCGTTTCTCTACGGTGCGGCAATTCACTGGCTCGTTGCTATGACGATGGATGTGGTGGCTGTTACTTTTCCACGCCTTTGGGGATGA
- a CDS encoding glycosyltransferase family 9 protein, giving the protein MQRSTMFAPDQIHRILIIRLAPLGETILTTPVIRALRQHFREAYIAYMVAPTREDLVSANPHLNEVLTYQASVPKLIYQIAQRKFQMAVVLQPTFRLVLHTFIARIPFRVGFETNAGGKKLLSLAVPNNTLQHETQRYLDIVRALGVEVVDTEPEVFVDSASIAWVNNFLQSQKLNDNKRIIGLNPGAATAYRRWHASNFAALGDRLHERYGAHIIITTGPREDNLADQIAQLMSHSPIIANQATPMQLATLLQRCDLYISNDTGPMHLSTAVKTPTVALFGASNLIQWAPPWDRHAVVARKACPFMRTLSSREWDTYPNRARENFEAITPDTVMATVEELAW; this is encoded by the coding sequence ATGCAAAGGAGCACGATGTTTGCCCCTGATCAGATTCATCGCATTTTAATCATCAGACTCGCCCCGCTCGGAGAAACCATTCTCACAACGCCCGTCATCCGTGCCTTACGTCAGCACTTTCGAGAGGCCTATATCGCTTACATGGTAGCCCCGACACGAGAGGATTTAGTGTCCGCAAATCCACACTTAAATGAGGTGCTTACCTATCAAGCTTCAGTGCCGAAACTCATCTATCAAATCGCTCAGCGAAAATTCCAAATGGCGGTTGTGCTACAACCGACATTCCGTCTCGTCCTTCATACATTTATTGCCCGAATCCCATTCCGTGTTGGATTTGAAACCAACGCCGGTGGAAAGAAATTGTTGAGTCTCGCCGTCCCGAACAACACCTTACAGCACGAGACACAGCGGTATCTTGATATCGTCCGGGCACTGGGCGTTGAAGTCGTAGACACTGAACCGGAAGTATTTGTTGATAGCGCAAGCATCGCGTGGGTGAACAATTTTCTTCAAAGCCAGAAACTTAATGATAATAAGCGCATTATCGGTCTCAATCCGGGTGCCGCGACGGCTTATCGCCGCTGGCACGCCTCGAATTTCGCTGCGCTGGGTGACCGGTTACATGAAAGATACGGCGCACATATTATCATCACGACCGGACCACGGGAAGATAACTTAGCAGATCAGATAGCCCAATTGATGTCCCATTCGCCGATTATTGCCAATCAGGCGACTCCGATGCAACTCGCCACACTTTTGCAACGCTGTGATTTATACATCAGCAACGATACCGGACCGATGCACCTCAGTACCGCCGTGAAAACACCCACGGTTGCCTTGTTTGGTGCCTCTAACCTTATCCAGTGGGCACCACCGTGGGACAGACATGCGGTGGTCGCCCGCAAAGCATGTCCGTTTATGAGAACACTATCGTCCAGAGAGTGGGACACATATCCCAATCGCGCACGCGAAAATTTTGAGGCGATTACCCCAGATACCGTCATGGCGACAGTCGAGGAACTCGCATGGTGA
- a CDS encoding TVP38/TMEM64 family protein gives MKKSIIKILITVAVVVAVYLVLRSYGVTDDIRLENVPKIKTWVTSFGAIAPLVYMGLYLVSTVFFLPGSPVTILAGFVFGPVWGIFYASVASIISVSLAFLIARYVARDLVEGWVQDNAQFRKIDEQVEEQGWRILMFTRLVPIFPFNLQNYAYGLTSIRFSTYVLVSAIFMLPGTAAFVQLGGAFVSGEGNIWKTLLYLGIAGVLMLLLSLIPKLLRKYQTKL, from the coding sequence ATGAAAAAGAGCATCATTAAAATTCTAATTACTGTTGCAGTCGTTGTGGCTGTTTATCTCGTATTGAGATCCTACGGTGTAACAGACGATATCCGCTTAGAAAACGTACCGAAAATCAAAACATGGGTAACAAGTTTTGGGGCAATTGCCCCGTTAGTCTACATGGGGCTTTACCTCGTATCAACTGTCTTTTTCCTTCCCGGTTCACCAGTAACTATATTAGCCGGTTTCGTCTTCGGACCCGTATGGGGCATCTTTTACGCGTCCGTAGCTTCCATCATCTCTGTCTCCCTAGCTTTTCTCATAGCCCGCTATGTTGCCCGCGATCTCGTTGAGGGGTGGGTCCAAGACAATGCACAATTCCGCAAAATAGATGAGCAGGTTGAAGAACAGGGATGGCGTATCTTGATGTTTACACGCCTGGTCCCGATTTTCCCATTTAACCTGCAAAACTATGCCTATGGACTCACCAGTATTCGGTTCTCCACTTATGTACTTGTCTCTGCCATATTTATGTTGCCGGGCACCGCCGCGTTTGTCCAACTCGGTGGTGCATTCGTGAGTGGTGAGGGCAATATTTGGAAGACGCTCCTCTATCTTGGAATCGCGGGTGTGCTGATGCTCCTGCTATCCTTGATTCCGAAACTGCTACGAAAATATCAGACGAAATTGTAG
- a CDS encoding CCA tRNA nucleotidyltransferase has protein sequence MNRAAETFQELSDTPILKALRAFTKDQGVQLYLVGGSVRDLFLGRRTTDLDFTLASDAIQFAKAFAANIGAVAIALEENPSTARVVVKQNSISGTPQLSMDFAQFRAASLTDDLRLRDLTINAMAIAFESARIFTNETSKHPPLRVIDPCDGMKDLETGILRFPSEQVVIADPVRLLRIYRFAAQLDFKISQDAINLVAAYRSMLSDVAAERCRDELMKIFYVRKAHSYLQQMEAAGLLTQVVPTVREARRAWIPLETFEEGPIPATLHAYRRDINRYLQEALGVGINRRSLIKFSLLFGEDLEGIGKRLRFSRKAVQFMECLISGGKELKNTISQLTQKRINRFLRTYAPDWWGILLYSAALYPIDSAILKQIADTYYEHILPICRQGRLITGTDLIQEFQLREGAHIGDLLKEIEDRQFDGEIRTREEALAAVAALIQKHP, from the coding sequence ATGAACAGAGCCGCAGAGACTTTTCAAGAACTATCTGACACCCCGATCCTGAAGGCACTCAGAGCTTTTACAAAAGATCAAGGTGTGCAGCTCTATCTTGTCGGCGGCAGCGTGAGGGATCTATTCTTGGGGCGCCGGACGACAGACTTGGATTTTACACTGGCGTCTGATGCAATCCAGTTTGCTAAAGCGTTTGCTGCCAACATCGGAGCAGTCGCCATCGCTTTAGAGGAGAACCCATCCACTGCCCGCGTGGTTGTGAAGCAGAACAGTATTTCAGGGACCCCACAGCTCAGTATGGATTTCGCACAGTTCCGAGCCGCATCGCTCACTGATGACCTACGTTTGCGGGACCTAACGATTAATGCCATGGCAATCGCGTTTGAAAGTGCGCGGATATTTACAAATGAGACGAGCAAACACCCTCCATTGCGTGTAATTGATCCGTGCGACGGCATGAAAGATCTGGAGACAGGCATACTCCGATTTCCGAGCGAACAGGTGGTGATAGCAGATCCGGTTCGACTGCTACGGATTTATAGATTCGCGGCACAGTTAGACTTCAAAATCTCCCAGGATGCGATCAATCTGGTAGCAGCATATAGGTCGATGCTGTCTGATGTCGCGGCGGAACGGTGTCGGGACGAACTGATGAAAATTTTTTACGTTAGGAAAGCACACTCGTATTTGCAACAGATGGAAGCGGCAGGACTCCTCACGCAGGTCGTTCCAACTGTAAGAGAGGCGCGTCGGGCTTGGATTCCACTTGAGACTTTCGAGGAAGGTCCAATTCCTGCAACCCTCCACGCCTATCGCAGGGATATTAATCGCTATCTCCAAGAGGCGCTCGGTGTAGGAATCAATAGACGTTCGCTCATCAAATTTAGCCTACTCTTCGGGGAGGATTTGGAGGGTATCGGTAAACGTCTTCGATTCAGTCGAAAAGCGGTGCAATTTATGGAATGCCTCATCTCAGGAGGTAAGGAACTTAAAAACACAATCTCACAATTGACACAGAAACGGATAAATCGTTTCCTGAGAACTTATGCGCCCGATTGGTGGGGTATCCTTCTATATTCCGCAGCGTTATATCCGATCGATTCGGCAATTCTAAAACAGATTGCAGATACTTACTATGAACACATTCTACCGATCTGCAGGCAGGGCAGACTCATCACGGGGACCGATCTGATTCAGGAATTTCAGTTGAGAGAAGGGGCGCACATTGGAGATCTGTTAAAAGAGATTGAGGACCGTCAATTTGACGGTGAAATCCGAACCCGTGAAGAAGCGCTTGCGGCGGTAGCGGCGTTAATTCAGAAGCACCCGTAA
- the nusA gene encoding transcription termination/antitermination protein NusA gives MLENLQNAIRQNTAQTDLPEEVFVEAIEEALRAAARRVYGADADVSVEINLEKGDIRCYVPKKVVNIMRDFSTEIPIEQAVTLQEDIEVGEMLNVEINPNEFGRIPAQLAKQILFQKIKQAEREKIYQEFEGREGEVVTGYVQRFERGGIILDLEQTEAFLPPREMPRSHNYERGKRLQCLILSVKNEMRGPPIIVSRTHRDLVAMLFEQEVPEIYEGQVQIMAVARDPGNRAKVAVRATEDGIDAVGTCVGVKGIRVQTIVSELDDEKIDLLEWSEDANAFIANALGGRVGVRRVELNEDEKSALVIVPDNQLSLAIGQRGQNARLAAKLTGWKVDIKGESEDAVSINELFKPEASDTTDEQAPDSQPESPDQTLPEQETEHVVDLVEEFEIDSDTDAIETQGTESPDDDFDTEA, from the coding sequence ATGTTAGAGAACCTCCAAAACGCTATACGTCAAAATACAGCACAGACAGATTTACCCGAAGAGGTTTTCGTTGAAGCGATAGAGGAGGCACTGCGTGCCGCCGCACGCCGGGTTTACGGTGCTGATGCCGACGTTTCTGTTGAGATTAACTTGGAGAAAGGTGATATACGGTGTTACGTCCCTAAAAAGGTCGTTAATATTATGCGCGACTTCTCAACCGAAATTCCGATCGAACAAGCCGTGACACTCCAAGAGGACATTGAGGTGGGTGAGATGCTCAACGTCGAGATTAACCCTAACGAGTTTGGACGGATTCCAGCACAGTTAGCGAAGCAAATCCTTTTCCAAAAAATCAAGCAGGCTGAGCGAGAAAAAATTTACCAAGAATTTGAGGGACGCGAGGGGGAAGTTGTCACAGGTTACGTTCAACGTTTTGAACGCGGTGGAATCATTTTGGATCTCGAGCAGACGGAAGCGTTTTTACCGCCCCGCGAGATGCCCCGTTCACATAACTATGAGCGCGGGAAACGCTTGCAATGCCTAATTCTATCCGTTAAAAATGAAATGCGGGGACCCCCCATTATTGTATCCCGAACCCATCGAGATCTCGTAGCGATGTTATTTGAGCAAGAGGTGCCTGAAATCTACGAAGGGCAGGTTCAGATTATGGCGGTCGCACGTGACCCTGGAAACCGAGCGAAGGTCGCCGTCAGAGCCACCGAAGATGGTATTGATGCTGTAGGCACATGTGTCGGCGTCAAAGGGATACGCGTCCAGACAATCGTTAGTGAACTTGATGATGAAAAGATAGACTTACTCGAATGGAGTGAAGATGCCAACGCCTTTATTGCCAATGCTTTGGGCGGGAGAGTTGGGGTCCGGAGAGTTGAACTCAATGAGGACGAAAAAAGTGCACTCGTCATTGTTCCTGACAATCAACTCTCTTTAGCAATTGGACAGCGGGGACAAAATGCACGGCTCGCCGCAAAATTGACAGGATGGAAGGTTGATATAAAGGGTGAGTCCGAAGATGCTGTCTCGATTAATGAACTCTTTAAACCCGAAGCTTCTGATACAACAGATGAGCAAGCACCAGACAGTCAACCAGAAAGTCCTGACCAGACTCTGCCAGAACAGGAAACTGAACACGTCGTTGACTTGGTGGAGGAGTTTGAGATAGACTCAGACACCGATGCTATTGAAACTCAAGGGACAGAGAGTCCTGACGATGATTTTGATACTGAGGCATAA
- a CDS encoding YlxR family protein encodes MESLTDAIRTCIGCRGKLSQTVLVRFVCQRDRKLQIDSQKKLGGRGAYVCPSQDCIRKAFKSPKRINASLRVQLPRENIAQFEQVLLQRTQKSKTGKEEKEELL; translated from the coding sequence GTGGAGTCATTGACGGATGCTATTCGCACTTGTATTGGGTGCCGTGGGAAATTATCGCAGACTGTGTTGGTTCGGTTCGTGTGTCAACGAGACAGAAAACTGCAAATCGACAGTCAAAAGAAGTTAGGCGGGCGTGGCGCTTACGTTTGCCCCTCTCAAGACTGTATTCGGAAAGCGTTCAAGTCTCCCAAACGGATTAACGCGTCATTACGTGTGCAACTGCCACGTGAGAATATAGCGCAGTTTGAACAGGTGCTTCTTCAAAGGACCCAAAAGTCCAAGACCGGAAAAGAAGAAAAGGAGGAATTGTTATGA
- the infB gene encoding translation initiation factor IF-2: MNKAQRQRAKPTKESQEESLVSGTKVYELAKEYNLTNKELIALLEEHGVRVKNAMSTLDPDTVALIESELADEPVEETVSTPETPVENAAKAEETPTGADLQIMEGTTVADLAATMTLQPSALIMRLMKLRVMANINQRLDYDTLVMLGEHLNFEAVRSRTLEEELLAEIPDDPESLQSRAPVVTIMGHVDHGKTSLLDSIRQSNISESEAGNITQHIGAYHVILKGGSIVFLDTPGHAAFTAMRARGAQVTDIVVLIVAADDGVMPQTIEAISHAKAAKVPIVVAINKIDVPGARSDYVKQQLAEQELLPEDWGGQTICVETSAIDGTGIDFLLEMLLLEAALLELKANPSKPARGVVIEAQVDKGRGAIATVLVQAGTLRVGDVFVSGRYSGKVRAMMDDFGKRMKEAGPSCPVEVLGFTGVPEAGDRFYVVESDKDARAISETRQDQYRNEKLGANSHVSLDNLFQQIQEGEIKELNVVLKGDVQGSVQAVASSLLELSTDEVKINIIHQAVGGITETDILLASASDAIVVGFNVHPTTEAVQAKETEGIDVRTYNIIYNLISYIRSAMEGLLDPEVREVVIGRAEVRELFKVPRLGLVAGSYVNWGRISFNQPLRVLRDNRLIHEGKVNSLRRFKDNVNEVQANYECGIGIETFADLKIGDVLECYVYEQVARSLS, translated from the coding sequence ATGAATAAAGCCCAACGACAGCGGGCAAAGCCCACCAAAGAGAGTCAAGAGGAAAGCCTCGTTTCTGGGACGAAAGTTTACGAATTGGCGAAAGAATACAACCTAACAAACAAGGAACTTATCGCTCTACTTGAGGAGCACGGCGTTCGCGTTAAAAACGCAATGAGTACCCTTGATCCAGACACCGTCGCGCTTATTGAATCAGAATTAGCTGATGAACCGGTGGAAGAAACCGTTTCTACGCCTGAAACCCCCGTTGAAAACGCCGCAAAGGCGGAAGAAACTCCTACCGGCGCTGATTTGCAGATTATGGAAGGTACGACCGTCGCTGACCTCGCAGCAACGATGACGTTGCAACCTTCCGCCTTGATTATGCGTCTCATGAAGTTAAGAGTGATGGCAAACATAAATCAGAGGCTTGACTACGATACGCTTGTAATGCTTGGGGAGCACCTGAACTTTGAAGCCGTTCGGTCGAGAACGCTGGAAGAAGAACTATTGGCTGAGATACCTGATGACCCAGAATCTCTACAATCTCGGGCGCCAGTCGTCACAATCATGGGACATGTTGACCATGGGAAAACATCTCTTTTGGACTCTATTCGTCAATCAAATATCAGTGAATCTGAAGCAGGAAACATAACACAACATATTGGCGCTTATCACGTAATATTAAAAGGTGGGAGTATTGTTTTCTTAGATACACCGGGGCACGCCGCTTTTACCGCGATGCGAGCGCGCGGCGCACAAGTCACCGATATTGTCGTTCTTATTGTCGCAGCTGACGACGGCGTCATGCCACAGACGATTGAGGCAATCAGTCACGCAAAAGCCGCGAAGGTGCCGATTGTCGTCGCGATTAATAAAATAGATGTACCTGGAGCACGTTCAGACTACGTCAAACAACAATTGGCAGAACAAGAACTCCTGCCAGAAGACTGGGGTGGACAAACAATTTGTGTTGAGACTTCCGCTATAGATGGAACCGGGATTGACTTCTTGCTTGAAATGCTGCTTTTGGAAGCCGCTCTGCTGGAACTCAAAGCAAACCCAAGTAAACCAGCACGCGGGGTCGTTATTGAAGCACAGGTTGACAAAGGACGTGGGGCTATCGCAACCGTCCTCGTACAGGCGGGCACACTCAGAGTCGGTGATGTCTTTGTCTCAGGTAGATACTCCGGAAAAGTTAGAGCCATGATGGACGATTTCGGGAAACGGATGAAAGAAGCCGGACCTTCATGCCCTGTTGAGGTCCTCGGTTTTACCGGTGTCCCAGAAGCAGGCGACAGATTCTATGTCGTTGAGTCTGATAAGGACGCACGTGCCATCAGTGAAACCCGTCAGGACCAGTATCGCAATGAAAAACTCGGGGCAAATAGTCATGTGAGTTTGGATAACCTATTCCAACAAATTCAGGAAGGCGAAATCAAAGAATTGAATGTTGTTCTTAAAGGCGATGTACAAGGTTCTGTACAAGCCGTCGCTTCTTCACTGCTCGAGTTGAGTACCGATGAGGTTAAAATCAACATTATTCATCAAGCGGTCGGCGGGATTACCGAGACCGATATTTTGCTCGCCTCTGCATCTGACGCAATCGTCGTCGGCTTTAACGTGCATCCTACGACAGAGGCGGTACAAGCTAAAGAAACCGAGGGGATTGATGTTCGGACCTATAACATCATTTATAATCTCATCTCCTATATCCGTTCGGCTATGGAAGGCCTGCTTGACCCTGAGGTCCGAGAAGTCGTTATTGGGCGTGCTGAGGTCCGTGAATTGTTTAAAGTCCCACGTCTCGGTTTGGTTGCCGGTAGCTACGTCAATTGGGGACGAATTTCCTTCAACCAACCGCTGCGTGTCCTTCGCGACAATCGATTAATCCACGAAGGTAAAGTCAATTCGCTTCGCCGGTTTAAGGATAATGTCAATGAAGTGCAAGCAAACTACGAATGTGGAATAGGGATTGAGACATTCGCCGATTTGAAGATCGGTGATGTCCTTGAATGTTATGTTTACGAACAAGTGGCACGCTCACTTTCGTAA
- a CDS encoding DUF503 domain-containing protein, whose product MHIGVCKIRLRIPESHSLKAKRRVIKSLIARLKNRFNIAIAEVEALEAHQFAILAAVSVSNDPVHLNKVISHLITFVETNVDAELVDYETEFFF is encoded by the coding sequence ATGCACATTGGTGTTTGTAAAATCCGTCTCCGAATTCCGGAAAGTCACTCGCTAAAAGCGAAACGCCGGGTTATCAAAAGCCTCATCGCAAGACTCAAAAATCGCTTTAACATCGCTATTGCTGAAGTTGAGGCGTTGGAGGCACATCAGTTCGCTATATTAGCCGCCGTTTCAGTTTCCAACGATCCTGTACATCTCAATAAGGTTATCTCACATCTTATTACCTTTGTTGAGACGAATGTAGATGCTGAATTAGTGGATTACGAAACGGAATTTTTCTTTTAA
- the rbfA gene encoding 30S ribosome-binding factor RbfA, translating to MVDNRRQDRVGALIQRELSEIIQRSVKDPRVAFCTVTQASVSPDLKYVDVKVSVIGDEDQKSKTLAGLKSAAGFLRREIGNRLTLRYSPELRFAIDESADYLFKIDGLLKSVTTEDETT from the coding sequence ATGGTAGATAATAGAAGGCAAGATCGGGTAGGAGCCCTCATTCAGCGAGAATTAAGCGAGATTATCCAACGATCTGTTAAGGATCCGCGCGTCGCGTTTTGTACTGTTACACAGGCCTCCGTCTCCCCGGATTTAAAGTATGTGGATGTGAAGGTGAGCGTTATCGGCGATGAGGATCAGAAAAGCAAAACGCTCGCCGGTCTAAAGAGTGCAGCGGGTTTCCTGCGACGCGAGATCGGGAACCGTCTGACGCTGCGCTATTCGCCGGAACTTCGGTTCGCTATAGATGAATCCGCTGACTATCTTTTCAAAATAGATGGGCTCCTCAAGTCTGTGACGACCGAAGACGAAACGACATAA